The DNA segment TTGGCGCCCCAGAGGGCGGCGAGCAGCAGCGCCAGCGCGGCGCCTTTGGGGTCGAGGGAGCGATGCTCGAGCACGGGACGGGCTATGGTAGCATGAGCCTCAATGAAGATCGGCCTCGTCGGGCTTCCCAAGAGCGGAAAGACCTCGCTGTTCAACCTGCTGACCGGTGCGTCGCTGGCGACCTCGTCGTTCGGGGGCTCGCGCGCGGAGATGCACGCGGGCGTGGCGCGCGTGCCCGACCCGCGGGTGGACACGCTGACCGCGCTCTTCAAGCCGAAGAAGACGACCTTCGCGTCGTTCGAAGTGGTAGACCTCGCCGGGATCACCAAGGGCGACCGCGAGGGATTGGACGCCAAGGAGTTCAGGAACGCGGACGCGCTGTTGCACGTCGTGCGGGCCTTTCCCGACGCGGCCGGCGCGGCGCCCAACCCCAAGGGCGACATCGCGGATCTCGAGACCGAGCTGATCCTGGCCGACCTCGAGGTGGTGGAGCGCCGGCTGGAGCGGCTCGAGGCCTCCATCAAGAAGAAGCGCACGGACGCCGACGTCAAGGAGCAGGCGGTCCTGCTGCGCCTCAAGCCCGCGCTCGAGTCCGAGACGCCGGTCCGTGCGGCTGAGTTGTCGGACGACGACGCCCGTGCGATCCGCGGCTTCACGTTCCTCTCGCAGAAGCCCATCCTCCACTGCCTGAATCTTTCGGAGAAAGAGATCGACCGCGGCAAGACTCTCGTCGAGAGCTTCGGGCTCGGAGAGATCGCCCGGCGCCCGGGCACTGGCGTCGGCTGGGTCTCCGCCGTCATCGAGGCCGAAGTGGCGCAACTGGCGGGGGAGGAGCAGGCGGCCTTTCTCGCGGACCTCGGGCTGAGCGAGCCAGCGATCAGGCGGGTGCTTCGCGACTGCTATGCGCTCCTCGGACTGATCTCCTTCTTCACCGTGGGCGAGGACGAGGTGCGAGCATGGTCCGTCCCGCGCGGGACACGCGGCCAGGACGCCGCGGGCGCCATCCACTCGGACATCGCGCGCGGTTTTATCCGCGCCGAGGTCGTGGGCTACGACGAGCTGGTCGCCGCCGAGGGCTCCATGGCCGCGGTGCGCGAGAAGGGGCAGTTCCGCCTCGAGGGCAAGGACTACGTCGTCCAGGACGGCGAGATCTGCCACTTCCGCTTCAACGTCGCCAAATAATCCCCCCTCACCCTCTCAGCCCTCGCCTCACCGCTCGAAGCGAGCGTCTCGGCTCGAACTGCGACCCTCTCCCCCTTGGGGGAGAGGGAAACACAAGGGATCCCTTTTCCTCTCCGGGGGCGACGTTCACACACTGGGTCCCTCTCCCCTCATGGGGAGAGGGTAGGGTGAGGGGTGGAGTTACGGTTCCGGAGTTAGCGGCCCGTGGGAGATCACGAGTATCCGGACGTCGGTGAGCGCGCGCTCGGGGCCGTAGACCAGGGGCCCGACCTGCCACCGGCCTTCGAGCACCAGGACCTCCACCGTGCTCTTCCTTGCGATAGCACCTCTCATGGCGGTGGTCCTTTCTGTACGCCCTTGGGAAGGTGGCCCCAGACGATCCAGTGACGGTCGCTGGCGAGCTCGCACACGAGCCCTCCCAGGCCGCGCGAGCGGACCTGGTAGCGGATCTCGCGCAGCGTGAAGGCCGCGCAGAGCGAGTTGAAGAAGTCCTCCTTGAGCACCGGCGCTTCGGTGCCGGAATACTGCTCGACGATCTCGTGAGCCCGCCCGGGAGACTCTGGGCGGAAAAGATCCATGATCAGCACGGCCGCACCCGGCTTGCCGAGCCGCACGAGCTCGTTCCAGAAGAGATACGGGTCGGGCATGTGGTGGACGAGGCTGTTCGACA comes from the Candidatus Rokuibacteriota bacterium genome and includes:
- a CDS encoding DUF933 domain-containing protein is translated as MKIGLVGLPKSGKTSLFNLLTGASLATSSFGGSRAEMHAGVARVPDPRVDTLTALFKPKKTTFASFEVVDLAGITKGDREGLDAKEFRNADALLHVVRAFPDAAGAAPNPKGDIADLETELILADLEVVERRLERLEASIKKKRTDADVKEQAVLLRLKPALESETPVRAAELSDDDARAIRGFTFLSQKPILHCLNLSEKEIDRGKTLVESFGLGEIARRPGTGVGWVSAVIEAEVAQLAGEEQAAFLADLGLSEPAIRRVLRDCYALLGLISFFTVGEDEVRAWSVPRGTRGQDAAGAIHSDIARGFIRAEVVGYDELVAAEGSMAAVREKGQFRLEGKDYVVQDGEICHFRFNVAK